A region of Reichenbachiella carrageenanivorans DNA encodes the following proteins:
- a CDS encoding AAA domain-containing protein, which produces MAGKNIQEELKNLLTLLKKEKDADLQQYRKKMAGTSLKERRKKGVCWYPINLEKTKYDAGERLIVKISRPPEHTDAHLFQSGKLISLFSNSAGLGDHEDAVNGVVNSVTKAHMHITMNVDSLPDWLHHGQLGVQLLFDENAYREMERTLTTLLNTKEDRLTEMKKILLGDKSARFTDHATIRDLGLNDSQNAALHQIHNAQDVAIIHGPPGTGKTTTVVQAILETLKSESQVLVCAPSNAAVDLLAEKLGEQNIEVLRIGHPARVTEEILSKTLDAKVANHKDYKDLKALRKQADEYFAMAGKYKRNFGHAEKRQRNQLRDEAKSLKAQAEHLSYYIINDIIGKAQVIACTLVGANNQTLNGMTFETVFIDEAAQALEPASWVPILKSNRVIFAGDHCQLPPTIKSFEAARAGLEVTLFEKAIQCNQADTMLREQYRMHEDIMNFSSRLFYKDQLIANEMVKNWKVYNEDQTVEFIDTAGCGYFEEVDPETKSSFNTEEADLLFKHLTQYLSQLDAMDKSSDLTSVGIISPYKAQVIAMQEQLASMELDEVTANKIAVNTIDSFQGQERDVIYISLVRSNENGEIGFLSDTRRMNVALTRARKKLIVIGDSATIGQHPFYEKFLDYINEIDAYHSAFEWISE; this is translated from the coding sequence ATGGCGGGCAAAAACATACAGGAAGAACTCAAAAACTTACTCACCCTTCTCAAAAAAGAGAAAGACGCCGATCTCCAACAATACCGTAAAAAGATGGCTGGTACCTCACTCAAAGAACGCCGAAAAAAAGGTGTCTGCTGGTACCCCATCAATCTCGAAAAAACCAAATACGATGCAGGAGAAAGACTGATTGTCAAAATCTCCCGTCCACCCGAGCATACCGACGCACACCTCTTCCAATCAGGCAAACTGATCAGCCTCTTTTCTAACAGCGCTGGACTCGGCGACCACGAAGATGCTGTCAATGGCGTGGTCAACTCCGTGACCAAGGCTCACATGCATATCACGATGAACGTAGACAGTTTACCCGACTGGCTGCATCATGGTCAGCTCGGCGTACAATTGCTCTTCGACGAAAACGCTTATCGCGAAATGGAGCGCACCCTCACCACCCTGCTCAACACCAAAGAAGATCGACTCACCGAGATGAAAAAAATCCTCCTCGGAGACAAATCCGCTCGATTCACCGACCATGCCACCATACGAGATCTCGGCCTCAACGACAGTCAAAACGCAGCGCTACACCAAATACACAACGCCCAAGACGTAGCCATCATCCACGGCCCTCCAGGCACAGGCAAAACCACCACCGTAGTACAGGCCATTCTCGAAACGCTAAAATCAGAATCTCAAGTATTGGTCTGTGCACCTAGCAATGCAGCTGTAGACCTACTAGCAGAAAAACTCGGAGAGCAAAATATAGAAGTACTCCGTATCGGTCATCCGGCACGGGTCACCGAAGAGATCCTCAGCAAGACACTTGACGCGAAAGTAGCCAACCACAAAGACTACAAAGACCTGAAAGCATTGCGCAAGCAAGCCGACGAATACTTCGCCATGGCAGGCAAATACAAACGGAACTTTGGACATGCCGAAAAGCGACAACGCAACCAACTCCGCGACGAAGCCAAAAGTCTAAAGGCACAAGCCGAACACCTCTCCTACTACATCATCAACGACATCATAGGCAAGGCACAAGTAATCGCCTGTACCCTTGTGGGTGCCAACAACCAAACACTCAATGGCATGACCTTCGAAACGGTCTTTATCGATGAAGCTGCACAGGCACTCGAACCCGCCTCTTGGGTACCTATCCTAAAATCCAATCGCGTCATTTTTGCTGGAGATCACTGCCAACTCCCGCCTACGATCAAATCATTTGAAGCAGCCAGAGCAGGGCTAGAAGTCACCCTGTTCGAAAAAGCCATCCAGTGCAATCAGGCCGACACCATGCTTCGGGAGCAATACCGTATGCACGAAGACATCATGAACTTCAGTAGCCGATTGTTTTACAAAGACCAGCTGATCGCCAATGAAATGGTGAAAAACTGGAAAGTGTACAACGAAGACCAGACCGTAGAATTTATCGATACGGCAGGCTGTGGCTACTTCGAAGAAGTAGACCCCGAAACCAAAAGCTCCTTCAATACCGAAGAGGCAGATTTGCTATTCAAACACCTGACCCAATACCTGTCTCAGCTCGACGCCATGGACAAATCGAGCGACCTCACCAGTGTAGGCATCATCTCTCCCTACAAAGCCCAGGTCATCGCCATGCAAGAGCAGCTCGCCAGCATGGAACTCGATGAGGTTACAGCCAATAAAATAGCAGTAAATACCATAGATTCCTTTCAAGGACAGGAAAGAGACGTGATCTACATCAGTCTCGTTCGCTCCAACGAAAACGGGGAAATCGGATTTTTATCTGATACCCGGCGCATGAACGTAGCCTTGACTCGTGCACGAAAAAAACTCATCGTCATAGGAGACAGTGCCACCATTGGGCAGCATCCATTTTATGAAAAATTTTTAGACTACATCAACGAAATAGACGCCTATCACAGCGCTTTTGAATGGATCAGCGAATAA
- the rpe gene encoding ribulose-phosphate 3-epimerase, giving the protein MPNSVKIAPSLLSADFSRLGADIEMVEKGGAEVIHYDVMDGHFVPNLTIGPLVLKDIRKCTQLPIDVHLMIENPDQYIPDFAKAGADWISVHVETCPHLHRTIQLIKELGKKAGVVLNPHTPLSAIDEILPDVDFVLIMSVNPGFGGQKLIPSCIDKIIKLKGILKERNLEHIFIEIDGGVKLDNLKKVIDAGTAVVVSGSGIFNTEDPIATIQQMKEV; this is encoded by the coding sequence ATGCCCAATTCAGTCAAAATAGCCCCTTCCCTACTTTCAGCAGATTTTTCACGACTCGGTGCCGATATCGAGATGGTAGAAAAAGGTGGTGCAGAAGTTATTCATTATGATGTAATGGATGGTCACTTCGTGCCCAACCTCACCATTGGCCCATTGGTATTGAAAGACATCAGAAAGTGCACCCAACTACCCATAGATGTACATTTGATGATTGAAAATCCAGACCAATACATTCCTGATTTTGCGAAAGCTGGCGCAGACTGGATCAGTGTACATGTCGAGACCTGCCCTCACTTGCACCGTACCATTCAGCTTATCAAAGAGCTGGGTAAAAAAGCAGGTGTAGTATTGAACCCACATACACCACTGAGTGCCATAGATGAGATCCTACCAGATGTAGATTTTGTACTGATCATGTCTGTCAATCCTGGGTTTGGCGGACAGAAGCTCATCCCTTCTTGTATCGATAAAATCATCAAGCTAAAAGGCATATTAAAAGAAAGAAATTTAGAGCACATCTTTATTGAAATCGACGGCGGTGTGAAACTCGACAATTTGAAAAAAGTAATCGATGCTGGCACAGCTGTAGTCGTCTCGGGATCAGGCATATTCAACACCGAAGACCCGATAGCCACCATCCAGCAAATGAAAGAAGTATAA
- a CDS encoding glutamine--tRNA ligase/YqeY domain fusion protein has translation MSSEKETQDRLPLNFIEQMIEKDLAEGKHDGRVLTRFPPHPNGYLHIGHAKSICLNFGLALKYNGQCNLRFDDTNPEKEDIEYINSIKEDIQWLGFSWDNEFYASDYFDQLYEYAIQLIKSGKAYIDENSAEKISEERGTPTTPGKLSEYRDRTVEENLALFETMKNGEVEEGKRVLRAKIDMASPIMQMRDPVIYRVKKAIHHRTADKWCIYPTYDFAHGQSDAFEQITHSLCTLEFASHRPLYDWFIKELDLYPSKQTEFARLNLSYTVVSKRKLKELVDDRHVEGWDDPRMPTLAAIRRRGYTAASIRAFASKIGIAKRDGVSDVALLEHSVREDLNKKANRVLGVLDPIKLIITNYPEGQTEQLPAINNPEDESAGKREIPFGKELYIERDDFMEEPPKKYFRLGPDREVRLKYAYIVKCTGFKKNEAGEIEEVYAEYDPETKSGHDTTGKKVKGTLGWVSAPHAVKAEVRLYDRLFSTENLNDIDDDFKNHLNPNSLTIMDNAVVEPSVGEMAPNTQFQFERLGYFIIDKASTGSKPRINRTVTLRDNWAKQNK, from the coding sequence ATGAGTAGTGAGAAAGAAACGCAGGATCGCCTGCCGCTCAATTTTATTGAGCAAATGATAGAAAAAGACCTGGCAGAAGGTAAGCACGACGGACGAGTACTTACTCGCTTCCCCCCGCACCCTAATGGGTATTTGCACATTGGCCATGCCAAATCCATCTGCCTAAATTTTGGACTAGCCTTGAAATACAACGGCCAGTGCAACTTGCGCTTCGACGATACCAATCCTGAAAAAGAAGACATCGAATACATCAATTCGATCAAAGAAGACATCCAATGGCTGGGCTTCTCTTGGGACAATGAATTTTATGCTTCAGACTATTTTGATCAATTGTATGAGTATGCCATCCAACTCATCAAATCTGGCAAAGCTTACATTGATGAAAATTCGGCAGAAAAAATCAGTGAAGAGCGTGGTACCCCTACCACCCCTGGCAAACTCAGCGAATATAGAGATCGTACTGTAGAAGAAAACCTTGCCCTTTTCGAAACCATGAAAAATGGTGAAGTAGAAGAAGGCAAGCGCGTACTCAGAGCTAAAATCGACATGGCATCTCCCATTATGCAAATGAGGGATCCTGTAATCTATCGTGTAAAAAAAGCGATCCACCACCGGACGGCTGACAAGTGGTGCATCTATCCTACCTATGATTTTGCACACGGTCAGTCAGATGCTTTTGAGCAGATCACGCATTCGCTATGCACACTGGAGTTTGCCTCTCATAGACCGTTATACGACTGGTTTATCAAAGAACTGGATCTGTACCCGTCTAAGCAAACGGAATTTGCCAGACTGAACCTGAGCTACACAGTAGTGAGCAAAAGAAAGCTAAAAGAACTCGTAGATGATAGACATGTAGAAGGCTGGGACGACCCCCGTATGCCTACACTAGCAGCGATCAGACGACGAGGCTATACAGCAGCTTCGATCAGGGCGTTTGCCAGCAAAATAGGTATAGCCAAAAGAGACGGCGTGAGTGATGTAGCCCTACTCGAACACAGCGTACGAGAAGACCTCAACAAAAAAGCCAACCGTGTATTGGGCGTTTTGGATCCGATCAAATTGATTATTACCAATTACCCAGAAGGCCAAACCGAACAACTCCCTGCGATAAACAACCCCGAGGACGAATCAGCAGGCAAACGCGAAATCCCATTTGGCAAAGAGCTATATATCGAGCGCGACGACTTCATGGAAGAGCCTCCAAAGAAATACTTCAGACTAGGCCCAGACAGAGAGGTGAGATTGAAATATGCCTATATCGTGAAATGCACTGGATTTAAGAAAAATGAAGCTGGTGAAATCGAAGAAGTATATGCTGAATACGATCCAGAAACCAAAAGCGGGCATGACACGACTGGCAAGAAGGTAAAAGGAACACTCGGATGGGTATCTGCACCACATGCGGTAAAGGCAGAAGTGAGACTCTACGACCGTTTGTTTAGTACTGAGAACCTAAACGACATCGACGACGATTTCAAAAATCATTTAAACCCGAACTCACTGACGATCATGGACAATGCCGTAGTAGAACCGTCGGTAGGCGAAATGGCTCCCAACACACAGTTTCAATTTGAACGCTTGGGTTACTTCATCATCGACAAAGCTTCTACTGGCAGCAAGCCAAGGATCAACCGTACGGTGACTTTGCGAGACAACTGGGCGAAGCAAAACAAATAA
- a CDS encoding response regulator, with the protein MGKKVLVVDDSAYMRTLIKDTLTEAGYEIIGEAPNGETAIDLALELNPDLITLDNILPDMIGTDILKVFKSQNLPAKVVMVSAVGQQSVINEGIELGASDYIVKPFTGDDLVDVVNRVIG; encoded by the coding sequence ATGGGCAAAAAAGTATTAGTCGTTGATGATTCAGCTTACATGCGTACCTTGATCAAAGATACGCTTACAGAAGCAGGCTATGAAATTATAGGAGAAGCACCAAATGGCGAAACAGCCATCGATCTAGCATTGGAATTGAACCCGGATTTGATCACGCTGGATAATATCTTGCCAGACATGATTGGTACAGATATTTTAAAAGTATTCAAAAGCCAAAACCTGCCGGCTAAGGTAGTCATGGTAAGTGCAGTAGGGCAACAGTCTGTGATCAACGAAGGTATCGAATTAGGTGCGTCAGATTACATTGTAAAACCCTTCACTGGTGATGATCTAGTGGATGTAGTCAATCGTGTGATTGGCTGA
- a CDS encoding chemotaxis protein CheC — protein sequence MIEKFTAQEMAVAVEMINRGLDRAAVSLKMILNSAIEVTNVDFEIAVLNDEPQYSSKTDDKIHILRTELAGELKGICHLIFTSDEVEKIYAKCLPESVINGDSEDAQVMRLELLKEIDNIMAASVITEFANSLNVGIYGNVPSLHIMEASEVNKYIHAESVTLSPLIQFSSVFHTDDIDIKSDFIWLLEEEFIQKIKNLALSK from the coding sequence ATGATTGAAAAATTTACAGCACAAGAAATGGCCGTAGCTGTCGAAATGATTAACAGGGGACTGGATCGTGCAGCTGTTTCACTTAAGATGATTCTCAATAGCGCTATCGAAGTGACTAATGTGGATTTTGAAATAGCCGTACTCAACGACGAGCCTCAGTACTCTAGTAAGACAGATGACAAAATACATATTCTGAGAACAGAATTGGCGGGAGAGCTGAAAGGCATTTGCCATTTGATTTTTACAAGTGATGAAGTGGAAAAGATTTACGCCAAATGTCTACCAGAAAGTGTGATCAATGGAGATAGCGAAGATGCTCAAGTCATGCGATTAGAGTTGCTCAAAGAAATAGACAATATCATGGCGGCATCGGTAATCACCGAATTTGCCAATAGTTTAAATGTGGGTATTTATGGAAATGTGCCATCTTTGCACATCATGGAGGCTAGCGAGGTCAATAAATATATCCATGCCGAATCAGTGACTTTGAGTCCGTTGATTCAATTTAGTTCTGTTTTTCATACCGATGATATCGATATCAAATCAGACTTTATATGGCTCTTAGAAGAAGAGTTTATTCAGAAAATTAAGAACTTAGCGTTAAGTAAATAA
- a CDS encoding amidase, which translates to MKKVFSFYVLLVLLNLSCVTSENQHSESFPLEEKTIIELQQLMSDGTYSAVELCQLYIDRIKAVDQGEDGLHSVLELNPDALTIAAALDLERKAGQLRGPLHGIPVMIKDNINTGDQMETSAGSLALLGSEVQEDAYIVAKLREAGAVLLGKTNLSEWANFRSERSSSGWSGRGRQTRNPYAMDRSPCGSSSGSGVAASANLCALAIGTETNGSIVCPSSLNGVVGIKPTVGLWSRTGIIPISKTQDTAGPMARTVADAATLLGALVGVDSNDVATQDTAAVVYQDYTQFLDVKGLQGKRIGIFRGPMGQHEGVDAVMEQSFLAMKAAGAILIDSIALGEMHYLGNAEYELLLYEFKDGLNAYLGGLKPDFPYKNLEDLIVYNRVNKDQEMPYFQQEIFELAQTKGDLNDETYQEALALCQKISRVEGIDLAISTHQLDAIVAPSGDPAWVIDQVNGDNYRISSSSMPAMAGYPSITVPAGEVHGLPIGISFFSTAYKEADLIAIAYAFEQQTKARIVPQLLATLPLP; encoded by the coding sequence ATGAAAAAAGTATTCAGTTTTTATGTGCTATTAGTGCTCCTTAACTTAAGCTGTGTGACATCTGAAAATCAACATTCAGAGTCATTCCCACTTGAAGAGAAAACCATTATTGAGCTTCAGCAGCTTATGAGCGATGGAACCTATTCTGCTGTTGAACTATGTCAGTTATACATCGATCGTATCAAGGCTGTAGATCAAGGAGAGGATGGTTTGCATTCCGTCCTAGAGCTCAATCCAGATGCATTGACTATAGCTGCGGCTTTGGATCTTGAGCGGAAAGCAGGGCAGCTGCGAGGCCCCTTGCATGGCATCCCAGTCATGATCAAAGACAATATCAATACGGGCGATCAGATGGAGACTTCTGCGGGCTCGTTGGCATTGCTGGGGAGCGAGGTGCAAGAAGACGCCTACATCGTAGCCAAACTTCGTGAGGCTGGTGCAGTGTTGCTAGGCAAGACCAATCTCAGTGAATGGGCCAATTTTCGATCGGAAAGATCCTCTAGTGGATGGAGTGGTCGAGGCAGGCAAACACGTAATCCTTACGCGATGGACAGGAGTCCATGTGGGTCGAGTTCAGGCTCTGGTGTGGCCGCTTCTGCAAATCTTTGTGCACTTGCTATAGGCACAGAAACTAACGGGTCGATTGTTTGCCCGTCTTCGCTCAATGGCGTGGTAGGTATCAAGCCCACTGTAGGATTGTGGAGCAGGACTGGTATTATTCCTATTTCTAAAACACAGGATACTGCAGGGCCTATGGCTCGTACGGTTGCAGATGCTGCTACGTTGTTAGGTGCGCTAGTGGGTGTAGATTCAAACGATGTAGCTACTCAGGATACTGCGGCAGTAGTTTATCAGGACTACACGCAGTTTTTGGATGTTAAAGGACTACAAGGTAAGCGGATAGGTATATTCAGAGGGCCTATGGGGCAGCACGAAGGAGTGGATGCGGTGATGGAGCAATCTTTTTTAGCTATGAAAGCAGCTGGTGCGATTTTGATAGATTCTATAGCACTGGGTGAAATGCATTATTTGGGTAATGCAGAGTATGAACTACTATTGTATGAATTCAAAGATGGTTTGAATGCGTATTTGGGTGGACTGAAGCCTGATTTCCCCTATAAAAATTTAGAAGACCTGATCGTTTATAATCGAGTTAACAAAGATCAAGAAATGCCCTATTTTCAGCAAGAGATATTTGAATTGGCACAAACCAAAGGTGACCTGAACGATGAAACCTATCAAGAAGCCTTGGCTCTCTGCCAGAAAATTTCTCGAGTAGAAGGGATAGATTTGGCCATTTCTACACATCAGTTAGATGCTATAGTAGCACCTAGCGGAGACCCTGCGTGGGTCATAGATCAGGTGAATGGAGACAATTATCGTATCTCTAGTTCGTCTATGCCAGCTATGGCTGGATACCCAAGTATTACGGTGCCTGCGGGTGAAGTGCATGGGCTTCCCATTGGTATTTCGTTTTTTTCCACAGCATATAAAGAAGCTGATTTAATCGCTATCGCCTATGCTTTCGAGCAGCAAACCAAAGCACGAATTGTACCTCAATTGTTGGCTACTTTGCCTTTGCCTTGA
- a CDS encoding O-acetylhomoserine aminocarboxypropyltransferase/cysteine synthase family protein: MKKETIAIHGGYTSEPTTKSVAVPIYQTVAFEFDNAQHGADLFNLAVPGNIYSRIMNPTVDVLEQRVAALEGGVAALCVSAGMAAINYAILNLAEMGDNIVSTPQLYGGTYTLFAHMLPKQGIDVKFAKSANAEDISALIDENTKAVYCESIGNPAGNICDIEAIAKAAHAKGVPLIVDNTVATPALIKPIELGADIVVHALTKYIGGHGTTLGGIIVDGGTFDWAKHKERFPAFSTPEPSYHGVIYTEALGPAAYIGRARTVALRNTGSALSAMSAFQILQGLETLSLRMERHGDNALAVAKYLESHDQVEWVRYAGLASSEYHDLAKKYCDGKPASLLSFGIKGGFANAEKFYDALGLFKRLVNIGDAKSLACHPASTTHRQMTPEEQLQAGVTEDLIRLCVGIEHIDDIIADLDQALTAAK, translated from the coding sequence ATGAAAAAAGAAACAATCGCCATCCATGGCGGGTACACTTCCGAACCCACTACTAAATCCGTAGCGGTTCCCATTTATCAAACAGTAGCATTTGAATTTGATAATGCGCAGCATGGTGCTGACCTGTTCAACTTGGCCGTACCTGGCAATATCTATAGCCGAATCATGAATCCTACTGTAGATGTACTGGAACAAAGAGTAGCTGCACTCGAAGGAGGAGTAGCCGCACTCTGCGTAAGTGCTGGTATGGCAGCAATCAACTATGCCATCTTGAATTTGGCAGAAATGGGGGACAACATCGTCTCTACGCCTCAACTATATGGTGGAACATACACCCTTTTTGCTCACATGCTACCCAAACAGGGTATTGATGTGAAGTTTGCTAAATCTGCCAACGCAGAAGATATCTCCGCACTGATCGACGAAAACACCAAAGCGGTCTACTGTGAATCTATCGGGAATCCTGCTGGAAATATCTGCGACATAGAAGCGATCGCCAAAGCAGCGCATGCCAAAGGTGTACCGCTGATCGTAGACAATACCGTAGCTACCCCTGCACTAATCAAACCCATTGAACTGGGTGCCGACATTGTGGTACATGCGCTGACCAAATACATAGGCGGTCATGGCACTACACTAGGCGGCATTATTGTAGATGGCGGCACATTCGACTGGGCCAAACACAAAGAAAGATTTCCTGCTTTTAGCACACCAGAGCCTTCATACCATGGCGTAATATATACGGAAGCGTTAGGGCCTGCTGCCTACATAGGTAGAGCCAGAACAGTAGCCTTGCGAAACACAGGATCTGCCCTTTCTGCCATGTCTGCCTTCCAAATCCTACAAGGATTGGAAACTTTAAGTTTGAGAATGGAGCGGCATGGTGATAACGCATTGGCTGTAGCCAAATATCTGGAATCGCATGATCAGGTGGAATGGGTACGATATGCAGGACTAGCATCTAGTGAATACCACGACTTAGCTAAAAAATACTGTGATGGCAAACCTGCTTCCTTACTTTCTTTTGGCATCAAAGGGGGATTCGCTAACGCAGAGAAATTTTACGATGCCTTGGGACTATTCAAGAGACTGGTCAACATCGGTGATGCTAAATCTCTGGCGTGTCACCCAGCCTCTACCACCCACCGTCAGATGACACCCGAAGAGCAACTCCAGGCTGGCGTCACTGAGGATCTTATCAGACTATGTGTTGGCATCGAACACATCGACGACATCATAGCCGATCTCGATCAGGCATTAACAGCAGCCAAATAA
- the aroB gene encoding 3-dehydroquinate synthase: MENHRTEITNDITQSIRNFLDGKKYSQIAVICDENTEEHCLPIVLNALPEHFLLRIESGEENKHLGTCEQLWMALTEAGFDRKGLVINLGGGVIGDMGGFVASTYKRGMDFLNIPTTLLSQVDASVGGKLGVDFHGFKNHIGIFAEPQNVLIDTCFYETLPARELRSGFAEVIKHGLIYDKTYWEKVNTIDLADANWAELVTRSIAIKKEVVTADPFESGLRKILNFGHTLGHAVESYFLDKGDQKLLHGEAIAVGMICEAYLSQKYTGLSPEELDEIAKYLIKIYQPIAIEKSLFDEIIGLTLQDKKNEGGVVQFSLLKTIGECQVNIPISAPDMLDSLFYFNKLVD; encoded by the coding sequence ATGGAAAATCACCGTACAGAAATCACAAACGACATCACCCAGAGTATCCGTAATTTTCTTGACGGAAAAAAATACAGCCAAATAGCTGTAATCTGTGATGAAAACACAGAGGAACATTGTTTGCCTATCGTCTTGAACGCTTTGCCTGAGCACTTCTTGCTCCGTATAGAGAGTGGTGAAGAAAACAAGCACTTGGGTACCTGTGAGCAACTGTGGATGGCTCTTACTGAGGCAGGGTTCGATCGCAAAGGTCTCGTGATCAACTTAGGTGGGGGAGTGATTGGCGATATGGGAGGTTTTGTAGCCAGCACTTATAAGCGTGGCATGGACTTTCTGAATATCCCTACGACACTATTGTCTCAGGTAGATGCCAGTGTGGGGGGCAAACTTGGTGTGGATTTTCATGGCTTCAAAAATCATATCGGCATCTTTGCAGAACCTCAAAATGTATTAATTGACACTTGTTTTTATGAGACACTTCCTGCGAGGGAACTCCGCTCTGGGTTTGCAGAAGTGATCAAACACGGTTTGATCTATGACAAGACTTATTGGGAGAAAGTAAACACCATAGACCTGGCTGATGCCAATTGGGCAGAACTAGTGACTAGATCTATAGCTATCAAGAAAGAAGTAGTGACTGCAGATCCTTTTGAGTCTGGACTAAGGAAAATCTTAAATTTTGGTCATACCCTGGGGCATGCCGTAGAATCTTACTTCCTTGACAAAGGCGATCAAAAACTGTTGCATGGCGAAGCTATCGCCGTTGGCATGATATGCGAAGCCTACCTTTCACAAAAATATACAGGCTTGAGCCCAGAAGAGCTGGACGAGATCGCCAAATATCTGATCAAAATCTATCAGCCTATAGCCATAGAGAAATCACTCTTTGATGAAATCATAGGGCTTACGCTCCAGGATAAGAAAAATGAAGGCGGTGTAGTGCAATTTAGCTTGTTAAAAACAATAGGCGAGTGCCAAGTGAATATTCCAATTTCAGCGCCAGATATGCTAGACAGCTTGTTTTATTTCAACAAACTGGTGGATTAA